The following proteins are co-located in the Campylobacter concisus genome:
- a CDS encoding molybdopterin molybdotransferase MoeA, with the protein MKDFMSYADSLKILKDTINEWDKVEKVAITDALDRNIAYDVTATENYPAKPVSAMDGYAFAFKDGLSELELITDLPAGSDKGLVIEDSKCVKTFTGSLMSEGTDTLVPVENVEVSGSKIIIKKSVPKGFAVREVGESYKKGEILIKKGARLSYAEIALLAELGVFHVSVFIRPRVAILATGSEIKDLGEPLENPAQIHSSNHVGIAMQIRKMGAEPILCEIVKDRPELVEKAIINALKSADILVTTGGISMGDYDFVKGALNENFSLIIEGAAIKPGRHIRVAKSGEKYIFALPGFPYSAMVMCVLYVRVLINLWLGNDEPKITAIMDEDYKKRSPFLEFTAVNLENREGKNFVNLNGKKLGSSAIVNNLTNKAALLMIPMDKEILKKGEIVEVLMMPC; encoded by the coding sequence ATGAAAGATTTTATGAGTTATGCAGATAGCCTAAAAATTTTAAAAGATACTATAAACGAGTGGGATAAGGTCGAAAAAGTGGCCATCACGGACGCACTTGATAGAAATATCGCCTACGATGTGACAGCCACTGAAAATTACCCAGCAAAGCCAGTTTCAGCGATGGATGGATATGCTTTTGCCTTTAAAGATGGCCTAAGCGAGCTTGAGCTCATCACAGATCTGCCTGCTGGAAGCGACAAAGGACTAGTCATAGAGGACAGTAAATGTGTAAAAACTTTCACTGGCTCACTGATGAGCGAAGGCACTGATACTCTTGTGCCGGTAGAAAATGTCGAGGTTAGCGGCTCAAAAATAATCATCAAAAAGAGCGTGCCAAAGGGTTTTGCTGTGCGCGAAGTGGGTGAGAGCTACAAAAAAGGTGAAATTTTAATAAAAAAAGGCGCTCGTCTAAGCTACGCTGAGATAGCACTTCTTGCTGAGCTTGGTGTATTTCACGTAAGCGTTTTCATACGCCCAAGAGTGGCGATACTTGCAACTGGTAGCGAGATAAAAGACCTTGGCGAACCTCTAGAAAATCCAGCGCAAATTCACAGCTCAAATCACGTAGGCATCGCTATGCAGATACGCAAAATGGGCGCAGAGCCGATCCTTTGTGAGATCGTAAAAGATAGACCTGAACTAGTCGAGAAAGCGATCATAAATGCGCTAAAATCAGCTGATATATTAGTGACGACTGGTGGAATTAGCATGGGAGATTATGATTTTGTAAAGGGCGCTTTAAATGAAAATTTTAGCCTTATCATCGAGGGTGCTGCCATAAAACCGGGCCGTCATATCAGAGTGGCAAAATCAGGCGAAAAATATATATTTGCACTGCCTGGTTTTCCCTATTCAGCGATGGTTATGTGCGTGCTTTATGTTAGAGTTTTGATAAATTTATGGCTAGGCAATGACGAGCCAAAGATCACGGCAATAATGGACGAAGACTATAAAAAGCGTTCGCCATTTTTAGAATTTACGGCTGTAAATTTAGAAAATCGTGAAGGAAAAAATTTTGTAAATCTAAATGGCAAAAAGCTTGGCAGTTCAGCGATCGTAAATAACTTAACAAACAAGGCTGCACTTTTAATGATCCCAATGGATAAAGAAATTCTTAAAAAAGGTGAGATAGTAGAAGTCTTGATGATGCCTTGTTAA
- a CDS encoding TerC/Alx family metal homeostasis membrane protein, giving the protein MNTSEIQTIIVFLIMASLAFGIDLFAHKHDEKISLKQAGIWSIFWIGVSVLFGIYLYFERGSEIASLYFAGYALEKSLSVDNLFVMMAIFSWFKIPEIYRHRVLYFGVIGAMVFRLIFVAIGTMLFAISPWMELIFAAIVAYSAVMMIKKDKCDEDIKDYSNHIAYRAVYRFFPVLPQLFGHSFFVKFSEISKQISDSQKTALNDQILRLKATWIATPLFLCLCVIELSDVIFAFDSVPAVIAVSKDPVIVYSAMIFAILGLRTLYFVLEALKNFLKYLEISVIVLLFFIAAKLAVNATAHIFHHGFEISAQISLFIILAILGVGVVASLVKK; this is encoded by the coding sequence TTGAACACGTCAGAAATTCAAACAATTATAGTTTTTCTTATAATGGCATCACTTGCCTTTGGAATAGATCTTTTTGCTCATAAACATGATGAGAAAATTTCACTAAAACAAGCTGGTATTTGGTCTATTTTTTGGATAGGAGTTTCGGTACTTTTTGGCATATATTTATATTTTGAGCGAGGCAGTGAAATAGCAAGTCTTTATTTTGCAGGATATGCGCTAGAAAAGTCGCTCTCGGTAGATAATCTTTTTGTGATGATGGCGATTTTTTCATGGTTTAAGATACCTGAAATTTACCGACACAGAGTGCTTTATTTTGGCGTTATAGGAGCTATGGTATTTAGGCTCATCTTTGTAGCCATAGGTACGATGCTTTTTGCCATCTCTCCTTGGATGGAGCTAATATTTGCAGCAATAGTCGCATATAGTGCCGTAATGATGATAAAAAAAGATAAGTGTGATGAGGATATAAAAGATTATTCAAACCACATAGCTTATAGGGCAGTTTATCGCTTCTTTCCGGTTTTACCACAGCTTTTTGGACATAGTTTTTTTGTTAAATTTAGCGAAATTTCTAAGCAAATTTCAGATAGTCAAAAAACTGCTCTTAACGATCAAATTTTAAGGCTAAAAGCCACTTGGATAGCAACACCATTATTCTTGTGCCTTTGCGTGATTGAGCTAAGCGATGTGATATTTGCTTTTGATAGCGTTCCAGCTGTCATTGCTGTGAGTAAAGATCCTGTGATTGTTTATTCAGCGATGATATTTGCGATACTTGGGCTAAGAACGCTTTATTTTGTGCTTGAAGCACTCAAAAATTTTTTAAAATATCTAGAAATTTCTGTGATCGTGCTTTTATTTTTTATTGCAGCAAAGCTAGCTGTAAATGCGACTGCTCATATATTTCATCATGGTTTTGAAATTTCTGCACAAATTAGCCTTTTTATCATTCTAGCCATCCTTGGAGTTGGGGTCGTAGCAAGTTTGGTTAAAAAATAG
- a CDS encoding adenylosuccinate synthase has translation MRKADLVVGVQWGDEGKGKIVDMLGLNYDMICRSQGGHNAGHTIWVDGVRYALHLVPSGILHKNIINIIGNGVVVCPEVLITEMAQFENLEGRLYISDKAHLNLSYHSQIDQAKERLKGEKAIGTTGKGIGPTYADKISRSGHRVGELLEPERLCDALMHDFETNKCVFDALGVKIPNESELLEELKRYKEVLAPFIANTTNLVWKALDEDKKVLLEGAQGTLLDIDHGTYPYVTSSNTISAGACTGLGLNPKEIGEVIGVIKAYTTRVGFGPFPTEDKGTSGDKMCDIGKEFGTTTGRRRRCGWFDAVSVKYASRLDGVDTYALMKLDVLDGFEVVKICKAYQYNGETIDYMPTDLENATPIYEELAGWDSVKGISKYEDLPANARAYIERIEELTGVKIGYISTSPERSDTIIR, from the coding sequence ATGAGAAAGGCTGATTTAGTAGTTGGAGTTCAATGGGGTGATGAGGGTAAAGGCAAGATAGTTGATATGCTAGGACTAAACTATGACATGATCTGTCGCTCACAAGGCGGCCATAATGCCGGCCATACGATCTGGGTTGATGGCGTTAGATACGCGCTTCACCTTGTTCCAAGTGGAATTTTGCATAAAAATATTATAAACATCATTGGCAATGGTGTTGTTGTTTGCCCAGAGGTATTAATTACTGAAATGGCACAGTTTGAAAATTTGGAAGGAAGGCTTTATATTAGCGATAAAGCACATTTAAATCTAAGCTACCATAGTCAAATCGATCAAGCAAAAGAGAGACTAAAAGGCGAAAAAGCAATCGGTACGACTGGCAAAGGCATTGGACCAACTTATGCTGATAAAATAAGTAGAAGCGGTCACAGAGTAGGCGAACTACTTGAGCCAGAACGTTTGTGCGATGCTTTGATGCATGATTTTGAGACAAACAAATGCGTATTTGACGCACTCGGTGTAAAAATTCCTAATGAGAGTGAATTGCTTGAAGAGCTAAAAAGATATAAAGAGGTTTTAGCTCCATTTATCGCAAATACTACAAATTTAGTTTGGAAAGCGCTAGATGAAGATAAAAAAGTCCTACTTGAAGGCGCTCAGGGCACGCTTTTAGATATCGACCATGGCACATATCCATATGTAACTAGCTCAAATACCATAAGTGCAGGTGCTTGCACAGGTCTTGGACTAAATCCAAAAGAAATCGGTGAAGTAATAGGCGTCATAAAGGCCTATACGACTCGTGTTGGCTTTGGTCCTTTCCCAACAGAAGATAAAGGCACGAGCGGCGATAAGATGTGTGATATCGGCAAGGAATTTGGTACAACAACAGGCCGCCGCAGACGTTGTGGTTGGTTTGATGCTGTGAGTGTAAAATATGCTTCAAGGCTTGACGGTGTCGATACTTATGCACTTATGAAGCTTGATGTACTTGATGGATTTGAAGTGGTAAAAATTTGCAAAGCTTATCAATATAATGGTGAAACTATCGATTATATGCCGACAGATCTTGAAAATGCAACTCCTATCTATGAAGAACTTGCAGGCTGGGATAGCGTAAAAGGTATAAGCAAATATGAAGATCTGCCAGCAAATGCAAGAGCTTATATCGAGCGAATAGAAGAGCTAACTGGCGTAAAGATCGGATACATCTCAACAAGCCCTGAAAGAAGCGATACGATCATTAGATGA
- a CDS encoding MotE family protein, which produces MRAVLLFFIILNFAFCFEVPVDCTQIFEARKEEISKELEIIDEQRQALEVFRASSAAAYEENNKKLAKKEADLNATMKVIEQKRKEIDEVVAKNEKILKELRTMTSDKVNESYSKMKDGAAAEVLSKMPRSNAATILYALDAKKISTIMAKMDPKVASEITTLLQKGPPFAEEKSDMPTPAGSINIQ; this is translated from the coding sequence ATGAGAGCGGTTTTATTATTCTTTATTATTTTAAATTTTGCATTTTGTTTTGAAGTACCAGTTGACTGTACGCAAATTTTTGAAGCTAGAAAAGAAGAAATTTCAAAGGAACTTGAAATCATAGATGAACAGCGCCAAGCTTTAGAGGTATTTCGCGCAAGCTCGGCAGCAGCCTATGAAGAAAATAATAAAAAGCTTGCCAAAAAAGAAGCTGATTTAAATGCGACAATGAAAGTGATCGAGCAAAAACGTAAAGAGATCGATGAAGTGGTCGCCAAAAATGAAAAAATTTTAAAAGAACTTCGCACAATGACTAGTGATAAAGTAAATGAGTCGTATTCTAAGATGAAAGATGGCGCGGCAGCTGAGGTGCTCTCTAAAATGCCTAGATCAAACGCAGCCACCATACTTTATGCTCTTGATGCCAAAAAGATATCTACTATCATGGCAAAAATGGATCCAAAAGTAGCATCTGAGATCACCACTTTGCTTCAAAAAGGGCCACCATTTGCTGAAGAAAAAAGCGATATGCCAACTCCAGCTGGTAGCATAAATATTCAGTAA
- a CDS encoding flagellar export protein FliJ, which produces MKSKFTSIVRVKKQEMDKVEVKLAVARLNVRNFEENLVHLRARLEEFCLPKSGNIGELKENLEFIKIARQELNACKESLEIAKKEVSHYEHKYKNANLEYEKMKYLEKEEFKKEIKRIQKAEALALDEFAVMKFTAKSES; this is translated from the coding sequence ATGAAAAGCAAATTTACCTCTATCGTCCGCGTAAAAAAACAAGAGATGGATAAGGTAGAGGTAAAGCTTGCCGTTGCTAGGCTTAATGTAAGAAATTTTGAAGAAAATTTAGTGCATTTAAGAGCAAGGCTTGAGGAGTTTTGTTTGCCAAAAAGTGGCAATATAGGCGAGTTAAAGGAAAATTTAGAGTTTATAAAGATAGCAAGGCAAGAGTTAAATGCCTGCAAAGAGAGCCTTGAGATAGCTAAAAAAGAGGTTTCGCATTACGAACATAAATATAAAAATGCAAATTTAGAGTACGAAAAGATGAAATATCTAGAAAAAGAAGAGTTTAAAAAAGAGATAAAACGCATACAAAAGGCCGAAGCGCTTGCGCTTGATGAGTTTGCGGTGATGAAATTTACAGCTAAGAGCGAGTCGTGA
- the yedE gene encoding YedE family putative selenium transporter, which yields MNKTVLYIIAGASLGILGPVLVYFGNPANMGVCAACFLRDSVGAFGFHQAKVVQYLRPEILGLIIGGFLASLFWSRNFTPVSGSAAFSRFFLGVFAMIGCLIFLGCPWRAFLRLGGGDMTAIAGFVGLFAGVFVGRFFKKNGYVIPENDATTKPVAFLPLIITVLLLAALVFGLKLGDNGALFSSEKGPGSQHANIFISLICAIVIGIFMQRSKFCSVGAISKVFERDLSMFYGIVSIIVFASITNLALGQYKFGFEAQPIAHNDVLWNFLGMSLAGLCFSLSYGCPGKHLVQMGAGNLSSSVFVLGMGAGAAISHNFILASSGAGITPYAPYAVVIGFIYAIYVGVFTKKA from the coding sequence ATGAATAAAACAGTGCTTTACATCATTGCAGGTGCAAGCTTAGGCATTCTTGGCCCAGTGCTTGTTTATTTTGGCAACCCAGCAAATATGGGTGTTTGCGCGGCTTGCTTTTTAAGAGATAGCGTAGGTGCCTTTGGCTTTCATCAAGCCAAAGTGGTACAGTATCTAAGGCCTGAAATTTTAGGGCTCATCATCGGAGGCTTTTTAGCTAGCCTGTTTTGGAGTAGAAATTTCACTCCAGTATCAGGTAGTGCGGCATTTTCTAGATTTTTCTTAGGCGTGTTTGCTATGATTGGTTGCCTTATCTTTTTGGGTTGCCCATGGAGAGCGTTTTTGCGCCTTGGTGGCGGAGATATGACTGCTATTGCTGGTTTTGTCGGTTTATTCGCCGGCGTTTTTGTTGGACGATTTTTCAAGAAAAATGGTTACGTTATACCTGAAAATGACGCCACTACAAAACCAGTTGCCTTTTTACCATTAATTATTACTGTTTTGCTTTTAGCAGCCCTTGTTTTTGGTTTAAAGCTTGGCGATAATGGTGCATTATTTAGCTCAGAAAAAGGCCCAGGTTCACAGCACGCAAATATCTTTATCTCACTTATTTGCGCCATTGTTATTGGCATTTTTATGCAAAGAAGCAAATTTTGCTCGGTTGGAGCGATTAGTAAAGTTTTTGAGCGTGATCTTTCAATGTTTTATGGCATTGTATCTATCATCGTTTTTGCAAGTATCACAAATTTAGCTCTTGGACAATATAAATTTGGCTTTGAAGCTCAACCTATCGCTCATAATGACGTCCTTTGGAATTTCCTTGGCATGAGCTTGGCTGGTCTTTGCTTTAGCCTAAGTTATGGCTGCCCAGGCAAACATTTAGTGCAAATGGGAGCTGGAAATTTAAGCTCGTCTGTATTTGTTCTAGGCATGGGCGCAGGTGCTGCGATAAGCCACAACTTCATACTCGCAAGCTCTGGGGCTGGCATCACTCCTTATGCTCCATATGCCGTAGTGATCGGCTTTATCTATGCTATTTATGTTGGAGTTTTTACTAAAAAAGCATAA
- a CDS encoding peptidylprolyl isomerase has product MKKLLFLAAGMLSALNLYSAQMINGIAAIVENEPITLYEVYSLKEQLRASEQDALNLLIRDRLEDAQIKNLNISVTPFELNDRIESIAKQNGMTNSQFRSSIQAQGMDFLEFKNNIEKKMLQEKLYKSILAEAGKNVNEQKAKMYFDANPDKFKVFSTAKVILYRAKNPKELEAQKTSPSLLNSVQTQELSLDYQSIDPRLAAIIAGTNNGEFTQILQGADSFDMFYVKEKIGSYTPSFADVKDNVINELYQGEQEKLMADYFDKLRAKAKIQILR; this is encoded by the coding sequence ATGAAAAAATTGCTCTTTTTGGCTGCTGGCATGCTAAGTGCTTTAAATTTATATTCGGCTCAGATGATAAACGGTATCGCAGCTATTGTAGAGAACGAACCAATCACGCTTTATGAAGTTTATAGCTTGAAAGAGCAGCTAAGAGCTAGCGAACAAGATGCCTTAAATTTACTCATAAGAGATAGACTCGAAGATGCTCAGATAAAAAATTTAAACATTAGCGTAACGCCATTTGAGCTAAACGACAGGATCGAATCAATCGCAAAGCAAAATGGCATGACAAATTCGCAGTTTAGAAGCTCTATCCAAGCTCAAGGCATGGACTTTTTGGAGTTTAAAAACAACATAGAAAAAAAGATGCTTCAAGAAAAGCTTTATAAAAGCATCTTGGCTGAAGCTGGCAAAAATGTAAATGAGCAAAAAGCAAAGATGTATTTTGACGCTAATCCTGATAAATTTAAGGTCTTTAGCACTGCTAAAGTGATCCTTTATAGGGCAAAAAATCCTAAAGAACTAGAAGCTCAAAAAACAAGTCCATCACTACTTAATAGTGTGCAAACACAAGAGCTAAGTTTAGACTATCAAAGCATAGATCCAAGGCTAGCGGCCATCATAGCTGGCACAAATAATGGAGAATTTACCCAAATACTACAAGGCGCTGATAGTTTTGATATGTTTTATGTAAAAGAGAAAATTGGCTCATACACTCCAAGCTTTGCAGATGTTAAGGATAATGTTATAAACGAGCTTTATCAAGGTGAGCAAGAAAAACTTATGGCTGATTATTTTGATAAACTCCGCGCAAAAGCAAAGATTCAAATTTTAAGATAA
- a CDS encoding TonB-dependent receptor: protein MKFSILASSLIFSSLWALDTNNSDYSVVLPTIEVEGISEQNTLKGYIAYDSADINRNGLSNKETPQTIENIDIQKNRNYGTNDLSSILEGNAGIDAGYDMRGESIKIRGFSVDGGDIYRDGVRDSGQIRRSTANVERVEILKGPASILYGRSDGGAVVNLVSKKANFMPVYKLSGRVGSWSRYGGGIDINHVVNNQLAARLTTDMERGKSWREGVKYKNFMVSPSIIVTNDGGTVSFEAQYTYDNAWRVPDRMPTKSVYDKLGIDYTKGFSHDGDFVEDKLHFFRTELNAELVKDMNLKWVFGYRKASQNFDHYFSGTIMPGNRLKQNYAKQQTDNDTLSNAITLTKELEFTRFKHNFTFGYDNSVETRHPRLWFDSAKNVTINPYASRSSWGSVGYIPLNTDNKHKAINNGVFLEDLISLDDKYRLLVGGRFDFYKFKTRNIANMTNSYKGHSFSPRVGLLWDFLPEHTAYASYSKSFAPYGGRGNIGISIGDTTMLDLKPQNNEQYEIGLKSTWADNRFSSNLAIFQIEHNNIRYRPDPINDPYTWAQRGKERSRGIELNILGKIYENLYLRSSLGYMRAIIASDKSNPLNERLSLNNTTNWQGNVFLRYAKNDKWYVESGVTGYSKRYSYQVNKTSVTDQHLPGFVRLDASAGYNFNEHAQLTLAINNILNKKYWRSDSRPGDERSFMLNMHYTF from the coding sequence ATGAAGTTTAGTATACTTGCTTCATCACTGATCTTTAGCTCGCTGTGGGCTTTAGATACAAATAACAGTGATTATTCAGTTGTTTTACCAACTATCGAGGTGGAAGGTATCTCGGAGCAAAATACCCTAAAAGGTTATATCGCGTATGATAGTGCGGATATCAATAGAAATGGGCTTAGCAATAAAGAGACGCCACAAACTATCGAAAATATAGATATACAAAAGAATAGAAACTACGGCACAAACGATCTTTCAAGTATCCTAGAAGGAAATGCTGGTATTGATGCAGGCTATGATATGAGAGGCGAGAGCATCAAGATAAGAGGCTTTAGTGTTGACGGTGGCGATATATATAGAGATGGTGTTAGAGACTCTGGTCAGATAAGACGCAGTACGGCAAATGTTGAGAGAGTTGAAATTTTAAAAGGGCCAGCTTCGATCTTATATGGAAGAAGCGATGGCGGCGCAGTTGTAAATTTAGTTAGTAAAAAGGCAAATTTTATGCCAGTTTATAAGCTCTCAGGAAGAGTTGGCAGCTGGAGTAGATATGGTGGTGGTATCGATATAAATCACGTAGTAAATAATCAATTAGCTGCAAGGCTAACGACTGATATGGAGCGTGGAAAGTCATGGAGAGAGGGCGTAAAATATAAAAATTTTATGGTAAGTCCAAGTATTATTGTGACAAATGATGGTGGAACGGTGAGCTTTGAGGCGCAATACACATATGATAATGCTTGGCGTGTACCTGATAGAATGCCAACAAAAAGTGTCTATGACAAGCTTGGTATCGACTATACAAAGGGCTTTTCTCATGATGGAGACTTTGTTGAAGATAAGCTTCATTTCTTTCGTACCGAGCTAAATGCAGAGTTGGTGAAGGATATGAATTTAAAATGGGTTTTTGGTTATAGAAAAGCTAGTCAAAATTTTGACCATTATTTTAGTGGTACCATCATGCCTGGAAATAGACTAAAGCAAAACTATGCTAAACAACAAACCGATAATGACACACTCTCAAATGCCATAACACTTACAAAAGAGCTTGAATTTACAAGATTTAAGCATAATTTTACTTTTGGATATGACAACAGCGTAGAAACTCGCCATCCAAGGCTTTGGTTTGATAGTGCAAAAAATGTAACTATAAATCCATATGCATCAAGATCAAGTTGGGGTAGTGTGGGCTACATACCACTTAATACTGATAATAAGCATAAAGCCATAAATAATGGAGTATTTCTCGAGGATCTAATAAGCTTAGACGACAAATATAGGCTACTTGTTGGTGGAAGGTTTGACTTTTATAAATTTAAAACAAGAAATATTGCAAATATGACAAATAGCTACAAAGGGCACTCTTTTAGTCCAAGAGTTGGCTTGCTGTGGGACTTTTTACCAGAGCATACCGCATATGCTTCATACTCAAAGAGTTTTGCTCCATATGGCGGCCGTGGAAATATAGGTATAAGTATAGGCGATACAACGATGCTTGATCTAAAACCACAGAATAATGAGCAATACGAAATTGGCTTAAAAAGCACATGGGCTGATAATAGATTTAGCTCAAACCTAGCTATATTTCAGATCGAGCATAACAATATAAGATATAGACCAGATCCTATAAATGATCCATATACCTGGGCGCAACGTGGTAAAGAGCGAAGTCGTGGTATAGAGCTAAATATCTTGGGTAAAATTTATGAAAATTTATATCTAAGAAGCTCTCTTGGATATATGAGAGCTATTATCGCAAGTGATAAATCAAATCCATTAAACGAAAGACTTAGTCTAAATAATACAACCAACTGGCAGGGCAATGTTTTTTTAAGATATGCTAAAAACGACAAATGGTATGTCGAAAGTGGCGTAACAGGATACTCTAAAAGATATAGTTATCAAGTAAATAAAACAAGCGTAACCGATCAACACTTACCCGGCTTTGTAAGGCTTGATGCAAGTGCTGGATATAACTTTAACGAACATGCTCAATTAACATTAGCAATAAACAATATCCTAAATAAAAAATACTGGCGTTCTGATTCAAGACCTGGCGATGAAAGATCGTTTATGCTAAATATGCACTACACTTTTTAA